A DNA window from Ranitomeya imitator isolate aRanImi1 chromosome 2, aRanImi1.pri, whole genome shotgun sequence contains the following coding sequences:
- the LOC138666330 gene encoding KRAB-A domain-containing protein 2-like, which produces MSEEMKDSFLELLNEVVEKKRDNNFYLTDDKYENILKEVKEAKVAVPKQSIHYRRLKRYDIMTIGNDEKLIAPISCEKENVLHYVRCAELCSVIHNAHISTGHGGRTRILKEVNRKLKNVTTESIVIYLRLCQPCQRKTEDYQKGLVVKPILHSEMNYRAQVDLIDMQSNCDNDFNFIFVYQDHVTKFVLLCALCTKTAEEVAYHLLDIFSTFGAPCILHSDNGREFCNKSLCAMWPDMKIVHGKLGHSQSQGSVERTNQDIENMLSTWMETNKTPKWSEGLRFVQAMKNRAYHEGIKCSPYEAMFGVPMQMGVATSKIPSDGIRNLSSEEDLEKNVCWFARGTS; this is translated from the coding sequence ATGAGTGAGGAAATGAAAGATAGTTTTTTGGAGCTCTTGAATGAAGTGGTGGAGAAAAAGCGAGATAATAATTTTTATCTCACGGACGATAAATACGAGAATATATTGAAAGAAGTGAAGGAGGCTAAGGTGGCGGTACCTAAACAGAGTATTCACTACAGGCGTTTGAAGAGGTACGACATCATGACCATCGGAAATGATGAAAAGTTGATTGCACCAATCTCGTGTGAAAAAGAGAACGTGTTGCATTACGTTCGGTGTGCAGAACTCTGTAGTGTCATTCATAATGCGCACATCAGTACCGGCCACGGGGGGCGGACCAGGATCCTAAAGGAGGTGAACCGTAAGTTAAAAAATGTCACAACGGAGTCAATAGTTATTTATCTGCGACTCTGCCAGCCATGCCAGAGAAAAACAGAAGATTACCAAAAAGGCCTTGTTGTGAAACCCATCCTACACAGTGAAATGAATTATCGTGCTCAAGTCGATCTCATTGACATGCAATCCAATTGTGATAATGATTTCAATTTCATATTCGTCTATCAAGACCACGTCACTAAATTTGTTCTTCTATGTGCTTTATGCACTAAAACAGCAGAAGAGGTTGCGTACCACCTCCTTGACATTTTTTCCACTTTTGGTGCTCCGTGTATTCTGCATTCTGATAATGGGAGGGAATTTTGTAACAAGAGTTTGTGCGCAATGTGGCCTGATATGAAAATAGTGCATGGTAAACTAGGACACAGCCAGTCCCAAGGCTCCGTGGAAAGAACAAATCAAGACATTGAAAACATGTTATCAACGTGGATGGAAACAAATAAGACACCCAAGTGGTCTGAGGGCCTTCGTTTTGTACAAGCAATGAAAAATAGAGCATACCATGAGGGAATAAAATGCTCGCCCTATGAAGCTATGTTCGGAGTACCAATGCAGATGGGTGTAGCTACCTCCAAAATTCCTAGTGATGGGATCAGAAATCTGTCTTCAGAAGAAGATCTTgaaaaaaatgtttgttggtttgcaAGAGGAACCTCGTGA